CGTCACCACCGGCGCGCGCATCGACCTCTCCGGCTACCTGCTGCTGCCCGCCCCCGCCGAGCCGCACGGGCACTACGACAGCGCGTTCTGCGCGGCACCCGGCGCCGACCGCGCGGACGGGCCGGCCGACCTCGTCCGCCGGGTCACCGAAGCGGCGCTCACCTCCCTCGGGTACGGGGCCACCGCCCAGCGCACCCACGTCCGGATCGGCGACGCGCACGGCCTCGGCCGACTGGAGGCCGTCCTCATGGCGCGTCAGGCCCTGCGCGGACTGGCCGAGGTGCAGGCCGTCGCGATGCCCCGGCTGCTCACCGGGCTGGCCGGGGCGGACGGGCGGGCGCAGCTGCGCGAGGCGCTCAAGCTCGGCGCGGACGCGGCGGGCGGGTGCCCCGACCTCGACCCCGACCCGGTCGGCTACATCCAGGTGCTGCTGGCCGCCGCGGCCGACGCCGACTGTCCGATCGACCTGCACACCAACGCCGCCGACCAGGCCCAGCTGGCCCGGCTGGTCGGGGCGCTGGCCCCGCACCGGCCGCGGGTCCTGCTCGGGCCGTGCACCGCGCTGCCGGCCGGCGGCTCCACGGTGCTGGCCACCGCCGGCATGCGGGTGGTCTGCCTCCCCCAGAACGGCGCC
The DNA window shown above is from Streptomyces sp. TLI_171 and carries:
- a CDS encoding hydrolase codes for the protein MSESSEGAQPPPAVNPLGHGPVLLLTGARLVDGRVVDVRISGDRIQAVGTVGSLGPMPALPGQPSVTTGARIDLSGYLLLPAPAEPHGHYDSAFCAAPGADRADGPADLVRRVTEAALTSLGYGATAQRTHVRIGDAHGLGRLEAVLMARQALRGLAEVQAVAMPRLLTGLAGADGRAQLREALKLGADAAGGCPDLDPDPVGYIQVLLAAAADADCPIDLHTNAADQAQLARLVGALAPHRPRVLLGPCTALPAGGSTVLATAGMRVVCLPQNGACTGLEDPPAGLRPSLVRELAHARVALTAGGGGLRDASNPVGRADPLDTARLLAAGGGLSPESAYDAVSTQARAALGLPAVRVDAGFPAELLAVRGDTLDGALAGGHSRLVVHCGRVVSRTSAVREFADTVTLALPRQHTQG